Genomic segment of Salvia hispanica cultivar TCC Black 2014 chromosome 2, UniMelb_Shisp_WGS_1.0, whole genome shotgun sequence:
aaacCCCATTCTCTGGCTCTTAACTGATTTTCCGTTCTCGAGTCAACAAACAAATGCGGATTTCCAATGCTTTAAAGTGTCTTTGACACCTTTGCTTTGTCTTTCTTTTCTCAAAccgtattttgattttggaccATTACTGCAACTCATATTTACAGtagcatttaatttataacCATAAAAAACATCATTTTGTCAGAATTTCAAAACTCACAAATTTGCACCCTATGTTTTCTCGACGTCCAAAAGATTTATCtgtgatactccctccgtcccccattaagaatcatacttttccatttcggtccatccccaattaagagtcacactttatttttactatatataataaGTAGGtaccacattccactaactcaactcactcacattttattataaaaccaatataaaaaaatcggtcccacattccactaactttttctatcaatttttttttacatttcttaaaacctgtgtccGGTtaaagagtgactcctaataggggacggagggagtaatggAGTAGTAAAAGTTATACAAGATGCAAtgtatttaatcaaataataatactccaagTTAACTATAAATGTGTCAAAAAAAAGGATGGAGCTCAAGAATTTGGGTAGATATCTTAGAGAGGAAGAtttaggtattctttttccaaaaaatttaatcttgcTACCGTAGTGTCTACGTGGAGTCGCGTAATACCTAAAGtgatgaaaaaagtaatcgCCTTACGATTCgatttactcttttttattcCCCCGGAAAAAGCTTACATACCAATTATGTGCAACAAGGCCTAACATGcctaattaatactactatgatGTAATTTTTTGATTGAAAGACTTAATGTTTTTGGTCATTTTTAGAATATTGGCCATAGTATATGAAGAATTGCTTTGTTGCTATATGATAAAGAGATAAAGTGTTATGCGTATTGGTGGAGACTTAGTTCTAAAGCAACACAAGAACAGGACTCCGTTTCAGGTTAatgatttttctattttgagtagtttcaagttaattgagtcaattttatttttagaaaaaaataatcctttctctactttattctctgtTATTTTATTCGTCATCCATTTAATACATACTATCTTCGTCCCCCAAACATTGACatactttgacccggcacaaattttaaaaaatgtaatggaaagtgagttcaaaaagttggtgggatgtatacttttaaagtattacttttatgataaaatgttaattggaatgagttaatgaaatatgtgGTATATTACATTttaagtgaagtgtgtcaaactttcagAGATGAAACGAAATAGTGAActgtgtcaaactttcagggGGGAATGTAATATTTGAGAACTCCGtaacaacaaaaatacctcaaTTAAGAAAGATAGGATAAAGCGGTAACAAGCACAACATATTTTTGGACACCAAAAACTGAGAAATGAATCCAATTTAGGCCTTTATGATTTATATGAAAGCCCATTACAAAACGTCCATTCGGAAATTGTCGGTAAAGCCCATTATTAGTGTGGTTAAATGGGCTGAAATTTCTTGGAAATTTGTGGATTTTACTCAAATGaaaattatcccaaacaaaaaagaaaaaagaaaaaagaaaaaaggataaTGATCCTCCACCTGCAAATTCCATCCCCGCCTAAATTGCAGCTCGCTCAAACCGCCGTCGCCGGCTGCCTCTGCAACGGCTCTACCTCTACCGATTCTGGTCTCAATTTCCGTCGGAAGATACTCTACCTCCAATCCTTAAACGTAAACCACAAAAAGGCATTAGACCTAAACCCTACACTCCGCTCCACCCCTCTCTCCGCTCTCCATTCCATCACCCAATGCCTCTCCTCCATGGGGCTCGACATCGCCGCCGTTGGCCGCATCCTCGACATGCACCCGAAGCTCCTCACCGCCGATCCCTACGCCGACATTTACCCAATCTTCGATTTTTTGCTTCACACCGTCGAAATCCCCTTCCCCGAGATTAGGAAGTCGATCACGCGATGCCCTAGGATCCTAGTCTCCGATCTGGAAGCTCAATTGAAGCCGGCATTCGAGTTTCTATCCGAATTAGGCTTCGCAGGGGCGAACAAATTGACGTCGCAAACCACAGTGCTTCTGGTTTCGAGTGTGGAGCGCACACTGATGCCGAAGATTGAATTTCTGACTAGATTGGGGATTGAGTATGCCGAGGTGAGGAATATGGTGCTCCGATCGCCGGGGCTGTTGACGTTCAGCGTGGAGAGGAATTACGCGCCCAAATTGGACTACTTTCTGAAGGAGATGAATGGAGATTTGGAGGAAATTAAGAGGTTTCCACAATATTTCTCGTTCAGTTTGGAGAGGAAGATTATACCGCGGCATCGGCTTTTGATGGAGCACGGTGTTTCAATGTCGTTGCCGGAGATGTTGAAAGTTAGCGACGGCGAATTCAATGTTCAATTGATTGAGAAACGCCTCCAAATGGCGGGGGATCAGCCATTGTAGCTTTTGTGAGTATAATTGTCTAATTTAGTCATTTCTGTATATTGTTGCTGACTTTGGATGTGTATATGGTTATATTCTAATGCaagattcaaaattttgttgtgttattgATGTCTGTTTTCACTTCTTGTTTCATTCTTTGCAAAGGAGTACTACTCTGTTTGATAACATGATGTAAAATTCTTGAATCAAGATTAATTTTCACATTTCATGTGTAATATACTCATGGTTCAATAAGGTATTTTGATAGCTTCACTGATACACTAAAATGCTGATCAATTTGGGCTTTTTAATACCAATCTGCAATTTAGAAGTGTGAAGCATAGAGGCTTGATACTGTCCATTTCTTGGTATGTGTtgtgaaaattgaagaagccaAAACCTTCATGCTAAGTTTAGACTGCATCATGATTTTCCATCTCTCTTTAGTGAGGTTTTCTTAATTAGGAGTTAAGTATTGTTCCTTTTGCACCTCATCACCTTGTCTTAGCCGCGACTGTGGCAATTACAGACCGTCGGTTCTAGGTTCTCTGATGTAAAAATAGCAAGTTCGCTATAGAAATCTATAGCCAAGTTTTGATCTCCTTAGCTAATTCGCTTAATTGTCAGCTTAAACATTCGAAAGTGATGTATGTAGACAATTTAAGGTAGGGTGCTATGCCGATTCCTATGAATGTGCAGTGCCATTCTATGATCTGCAATTGTGTtcttaatgaaattatttgttgacTACATTATCCAAACTTGATAGAGCATCAGCCCACGGCCATCCCAGTAGGCAATAGCCATTCTTGTTAAGATAAATGTGCAAGtctgctctctctctctcattcaaAGGTGTGGCTTTAGTTTGGCTGATCAGAAATCAGGTAGATGGCTTTAGTTACAACCCAGAGGTGGGAAGTAAATAGAGTTAGT
This window contains:
- the LOC125204622 gene encoding transcription termination factor MTEF1, chloroplastic-like gives rise to the protein MILHLQIPSPPKLQLAQTAVAGCLCNGSTSTDSGLNFRRKILYLQSLNVNHKKALDLNPTLRSTPLSALHSITQCLSSMGLDIAAVGRILDMHPKLLTADPYADIYPIFDFLLHTVEIPFPEIRKSITRCPRILVSDLEAQLKPAFEFLSELGFAGANKLTSQTTVLLVSSVERTLMPKIEFLTRLGIEYAEVRNMVLRSPGLLTFSVERNYAPKLDYFLKEMNGDLEEIKRFPQYFSFSLERKIIPRHRLLMEHGVSMSLPEMLKVSDGEFNVQLIEKRLQMAGDQPL